A stretch of Branchiostoma lanceolatum isolate klBraLanc5 chromosome 14, klBraLanc5.hap2, whole genome shotgun sequence DNA encodes these proteins:
- the LOC136449136 gene encoding macrophage scavenger receptor types I and II-like translates to MAFPLFSGDTLTCEPCQPGYKCVNGDEVEEICPAGTQSRVDGTACDPCAVGEFSPADGSSTCQPCPAGQFNTESGLSSCDPCPAGQYSSSGSSACQPCPAGRFNTQSGSASCDPCPAGQHSPSDGSTSCQICPAGQFSPSGSSGCQLCPAGQHSTHSGSGSCDPCPAGQHSPSDGSTSCQVCAAGTYSPSGSSDCQVCPAGHLSSAGSASCYATIRLVGGSSASEGRVEVFHNGQWGTVCNDHFDQNLDGANVVCRQLGFARATEVKLTAVFGEGSDPIWLDDVICSGSETTIVNCNHLAWGEHNCSHHEDVGVVCS, encoded by the exons ATGGCGTTTCCGTTGTTTTCAGGCGACACGCTGACCTGCGAGCCGTGCCAGCCGGGCTACAAGTGTGTGAACGGAGACGAG GTGGAGGAGATCTGCCCCGCGGGGACCCAGAGCAGGGTGGACGGGACGGCGTGTGACCCATGTGCTGTTGGGGAGTTCAGCCCCGCGGACGGCTCCTCAACCTGTCAGCCGTGCCCGGCAGGACAGTTCAACACAGAGAGTGGATTATCCAGCTGCGATCCTTGCCCAGCAGGACAGTACAGTTCCAGTGGGTCCTCTGCCTGTCAGCCGTGCCCGGCAGGAAGGTTCAACACTCAGAGTGGATCAGCCAGCTGCGATCCCTGCCCGGCAGGACAGCACAGCCCCTCCGATGGGTCCACCAGCTGCCAAATATGCCCAGCAGGACAGTTCAGCCCTAGCGGTTCCTCCGGCTGTCAGCTGTGCCCGGCAGGACAGCACAGCACTCATAGTGGATCAGGCAGCTGCGATCCCTGCCCGGCAGGACAGCACAGCCCCTCCGATGGGTCCACCAGCTGCCAAGTCTGCGCGGCTGGAACATACAGCCCCAGTGGCTCCTCCGACTGTCAGGTGTGCCCGGCAGGACATCTTAGTAGTGCGGGCTCAGCGAGCTGTTACG CAACGATTCGACTTGTAGGTGGCAGTTCAGCCTCCGAAGGCAGGGTCGAAGTTTTTCATAACGGACAGTGGGGGACCGTCTGTAACGATCACTTTGACCAGAACCTGGACGGCGCCAACGTGGTGTGCCGTCAGCTGGGGTTCGCAAGAGCTACAGAGGTCAAACTCACTGCAGTCTTCGGGGAGGGGTCCGACCCGATCTGGCTGGACGATGTGATTTGCTCGGGCTCCGAGACAACCATCGTTAATTGCAACCACCTTGCATGGGGCGAACACAACTGTTCGCACCATGAGGACGTCGGCGTGGTCTGCAGTTGA